The DNA sequence AGGAGCGCATCAGGCGATCTCCCGGCCGAGCAGCTGCTTGGCCATGCGGCGCGCGATCAGCTGGGCCTGGGGCACCAGCTCGGCGCGGGCGGCCTCGGTCTCACGCTTGACCGTGGCGGTGGCGGTGTCCATCGCCGCCTGGGCGGTGGTGCGGGCCTTGTCCGAGACCTCGCGCTCGTGCGCGGCGGCCTCGGCGCGGATCTTCCGCTGCTCGGCCGCGGCCTTGGCGCGCGCCGCAGCCAGCTTGGTGTCGTAGTCCGC is a window from the Myxococcales bacterium genome containing:
- a CDS encoding ATP synthase F0 subunit B — translated: MEPTLVEVVAGNQPLIDIDGTIIIQFVLFAVMFFAANKLLFQPYLKLRAKRIAGIDGARAEAERMSAEADSKLADYDTKLAAARAKAAAEQRKIRAEAAAHEREVSDKARTTAQAAMDTATATVKRETEAARAELVPQAQLIARRMAKQLLGREIA